The Akkermansia sp. N21116 genome includes a region encoding these proteins:
- a CDS encoding CD225/dispanin family protein, translating into MAGKMQEAREKADEAKKWSIISAIIGVACIAICISLFVISV; encoded by the coding sequence ATCGCCGGAAAAATGCAAGAAGCAAGAGAAAAGGCCGACGAAGCCAAGAAATGGAGCATCATCAGCGCCATTATTGGGGTTGCCTGCATCGCGATCTGTATCTCCCTATTCGTTATTTCCGTCTAA